TGCGTCGCTCGCCCGCGCGATCGCGCTGGCGCGCAAGCGACCGCGCTGGCGGCTAGGCGTCCAACTGCACAAGTGGATCGGCCTGCCCTGACGCCGGCATCACGCTCGGCTCGAAAACCCGAGCAGCTTGTCCATCGTCTGTTGGTCCGCCGGCGGGAATGCGTAGTCGGCCAGCTCGTCGCTCGTGACCCAGCGGATGTCGCGCACCGCGCGCGGCGCCGGCTCGCTTCCGGGCGCGAGTTCGCACGCGAACATGTGCAGATGCACGTCGTAGCCATCATACTCGTGGACGTGCTCACCGATGCGCTCGACGACGCGCACATCCGTGCCGATCCGTTCGCGCAGCTCGCGGCGTAGCGCGTCCTCGTCGGACTCGCCGTCCTCGACGCGACCGCCGGGAAACTCCCACAGAAGCGGCAACACCGCGGTCTCGCTGCGCTGCGCGATCAGATAGCGCCCGTCGCGCTCGATGACCGCGACCACCACCCGCACGACTCGTTTGTCCATGCGAGCGCGATTATAGGAGCGGCGACCAGCGGGCGCTACGCCCGCTTACGCCCGCTGGCGCGGGATCTGCGGACGCCGACGACGGCGGCGCGGTGACAAGAACCGCCCAAGGCGACGGAGCCTGCCCGGGGCGCGGCGACGCGCGGGCGACGCGGCCGCAGCCGCGACGGCCCGACGCCGTGCACCGCCCCGCGGCCCCGGGATCGCGACGTCAGGGACGTCGCACGCGACAACTCGCGAACGCACGCGCACGGCGCGTGCGCGGACGGTTCCAACGGCGCTCCCCGACCGGTCGCCCCGCTCGAAAACGGCCGGCGCACGCCGACTGCGCGCGTCCGGCGAGGTCGCGAGCGCGCCCCGGCTCAGCGCTGCCACAGGCCGTGCTCGACACCGCCGAGGAGGTAGATCGCGATGGTGCCGTGACCCGGGATCTTCATGGCCTCGATCGCGATCTCGGCGCCCGCGGCTCGGGCCGCGTCGACCCGGGCGGCGAGGTCGTCCACCAGCAGGTACGGGCGGACGACCGGCAGCTCGTCGGGACGCAGGGGCGCGCGGACGCCGATCTTGCCGCCGCTGGCCAGGTCGGCGGTTCGAGCGTTGCCGAGTTCGGGCACGGGCCCGCCGAAGCTGACGCGGTGAACC
The genomic region above belongs to Deltaproteobacteria bacterium and contains:
- a CDS encoding (deoxy)nucleoside triphosphate pyrophosphohydrolase, whose amino-acid sequence is MDKRVVRVVVAVIERDGRYLIAQRSETAVLPLLWEFPGGRVEDGESDEDALRRELRERIGTDVRVVERIGEHVHEYDGYDVHLHMFACELAPGSEPAPRAVRDIRWVTSDELADYAFPPADQQTMDKLLGFSSRA
- a CDS encoding hydroxylase; the protein is MDIAYLEFVTPQVDAVCAVLQQVHRVSFGGPVPELGNARTADLASGGKIGVRAPLRPDELPVVRPYLLVDDLAARVDAARAAGAEIAIEAMKIPGHGTIAIYLLGGVEHGLWQR